The DNA region GATGACTGATAAGGCAATATCGATGATATTTGAACTTTTACATGATGTATTTGAACATGCAGAGATTCCAAGTTCATTTTATGAAGCAAAGAAAACTATCTTGAAGCTTGGTATGAATTATGAGAAGATACATGCATGCCCGAACAATTGCATGCTGTATTGGGGTGAAGACAAGGAGAAAGAAATGTGTAAAGTTTGCAACAGGTCTAGATGGAAACTAGATACAAAGGGTGGTTATATTCAAGAATCAAATGATGGGAATATTAGGAAGAATGTGTCTTCTAAAGTTCTTTGTTACTTTCCACTAAAACCTCATTTGCAAAGGTTATTTTTGTCTTCAAAGACAGCTGAGGCCATGAGATGGCATGATGTTGCTCCTAAGGAAGATGGTGTAATTGCGCATCCTAGAGATTCAGAAGCTTGGAAGATGTTTGATTTAAAAAACACTTCATTCGCAGAGGATCCACGAAATATACATTTGGCATTAGCTACTGATGGTATTAATCCCTATCGTAGTATGAATGCAAATTCTAGTACCTGGCCAGTTATTCTTATTCCTTACAACACTCCTCCTTGGATTTGTATGAAGCGGAcgtcttttattcttttaatgaTAATTCCTGGAAAAAAGATGCCAGGAAACAATATAGATGTCTACTTACAACCGTTGATCAAAGAGCTAAAAGAGTTATGGAATGATGGAGTGGATGCATATGATTCTTTTGAGAAAAAGGCGTTCAAATTGCATGCGACATTGATGTGGACTATAAGTGACTTTCCTGGGTTAGGAATTCTCTCCGGGTGGAACACGTACACTGGACTTGCTTGTCCATCTTGTAACTTTGACTCTGATCCTTTTCAACTTCCTCATAGTAGAAAATCATGTTTCATATGACATCGTCGTTTTCTTAATCAAAGGCATCAGTTTAGATTGAATAGGGTTCGATTTAATGGAGATCAAGAATTTCGCAATCCACCGAAGAGGTTATCTGGTCTTGATATACTTGAGAAAGTCAAGGACATCAATGTCACATTTGGTAGAAAAGAAGAGGCAAAAGTTAGGGGAAAAAGAAGATGTGGTGAGCGTGCTATAGAAGGTGCTAAGCAGTGGAGGAAgaaaagcttttttttttaacttcccTATTGGAAGTATAACCTATTGCGTCACAATCTTGATGtgatgtatatagaaaaaaatatatgtgaTAATGTGATATACACGTTGCTAAATGACAGCACCAAGTCAAAAGACCACCTCAATGCTCGAAAAGATCTTAAAGCTTTAGGCTGTAAACAAGATCTTTGGCCAGATGAGAATGGAAAGTACACTCCAGCTATCTTTACAACAACTAATAAAGGCAAGAAGACTTTTCTGtcaactttaaaaaatattagtgtgACAGACGGATATTCAAGTAACATATCTAGGTGCATTGATGTTGACAACCTTAAGATCAATGGGATGCTAAAAAGCCATGATAATCACATATTAATGCAACAATTGCTACCATTAGCCATGCGAACGAGTTTGCCTAGTGAAGTTTCAGCAATCTTGATTGAATTGTGCTCATTCTTTAGGAAGTTATGTGATAAAAGATTGATTATTAAGGATTTAGACAAGTTGCAAGATCAAATTGTGCTCACTCTAAGCCACATGGAGATGTTATTTCCTCCATCCTTTTTTACAGTTATGATTCATTTGGTGGTTCACCTTGTTGAAGAAGTTAAGCTTGGAGGTCCTGTACACTACCGGTGGATGTATCCGATAGAAAAGTAACAAAGAATAAACTTCTTTaccttaattttaaaataatgtaTAAGTTTCCTATTAATATTAATAGTTTTGGCTTAATTAATAGGTACTTGGGACAACTAAAATCTTATATGCGTAATCAAGCACAACCAGAGGGCTCTATTGCTGAAGGTTATCTTATGCAAGAGATCCTTACATTTTGTTCAAGATACCTGGACAATATTGAGACAATATGGAATTAACGTAAGCGTGTTGGTAATGAGCCTACCCAGATAGATCCCAATTCACGAATATCTAAGCTGTTTCATCAAGTTGGAGAATCAAATACTGATTTCACATATTTTACTTTATCACCAATTGAGAAGAGGCAAGTTCATAGGCATGTTTTGACAAATTTTCGTGCAGTTGATAACTATCTTAGGGATTATAGAGATATTGTGAAGAAAAGATTAAGAAGCTGAACAAGGGATACTACTGAGATAGACAAAAAGGTTCATAGAGAATTTGTTGATTGGTTCTCTAATCATGTAAGAGAAATTTCActtatttcattttctatttttgtaataTGTCTATGACTAACACAAACATGTTAATGTGCTTTTAGATTTGTACTAATCTCAACAAACTTCCTGATgtggataaagacattcttattaGTCTTTCTCAAGGACCATATGACCAAGCAAGAAAGTTCTCTTCATATGATGTTAATGGATATAGATTTCGAACTTTGGCAAGGGATAATGGATTAAAAACTCAGAATAGTAGAGTCTTTGGTACATTTGGAACAAGAAGTTACTCAAATAGTAAAGATACTCGAATGAACTTTGGTGCGGTACCTTATTGTGGAAAGTTGGTAGACATCATTGAGCTTTTCTACAATGGCTTTACAGTTCTCTTGTTTAAATGTCAATGGGCAAACAAAACTAGTCCTAGAGGAATCAAAAAGAACAATTTGAGTTTTTTATCTGTGAACTTTACAAGGCTCATACATACTGGTGAACATGAAGATGACGAGCCATATATTAAAGCTTCTGAAGCCCAGATGGTATATTATGTGGATGATGAGAAGGAAAAAGGATGGTGCATACCATTTCACTTGAAGCCAAGAGATTTATATAACATGGGTGGAGATAATATGGGTGAAGATGATGAAATTGCAGTATCCAATGATAATTATCCACCATAAGACTTAGAGTCTCTTTTTCCagataaaaatacaaatataaaattggTGAGAATAGTTGTAGATGATGATCTTCCAATAATCAATGAAAACTATAATGAGAATGAGGATATGCTTGTGTAAAAGACATTGAAGTTTTTCAGAAGTTACTAAATACATTTTCAGAgcattcaaatattttttcttgtttgGCAATTATGAGGACTGTTGGGAGAATTCCTTAGGAGGATCTAGAATTATTCTTGTATTTTAGATGACATTGCTTCATTTGAATGCCTAGATTCTTCCTTTGTTTGGATTAAATTGCCTTTATCTTGTAAGGAAGAGAAAGAGCTTTCAAAGTGCTCATTATTCTTCTCTGTTTAGTTTATAATATAGTGGGGAACTAGGCCTGCACTTTTACAGAATTTATTCTAGATTGCAGGTGATTCCGAAAAGTTGATAAAGGTGTTATTTGAGCTTACAAGACACCATGCCCCCTCAACCATATTTCTTGatgaaattgatgcaatcattAGTCAATGCGGTGAAGCACGCAGTGAACATGAAGCAAGTAGACGACTAAAAACTGAACTACTCATACAGGTGATGTTTTCTTCTTAAACTAAATATATTTCATAATCACCAGCTTAATGATAGTAACATGATTTGTATTGAAAACACTTTATATGTTAGCTGTCCTTGGATGAAAATCAACTATGATAGAATTCGAAGTTATCGCATATATTGGACTTGTTTCTTACCTCCTATATCTGGTTAGCGATTACTTGTGGATGATGAAGGACTTGAATGGGATGAAGCATGGGTGTGACATCAAAGTTAGTAAATTATAAAATTTCTTGCATGGAATGATGTGTAACTTTTTCTTTCAGCCATGATCCGTTAATGCCTGTAGTGTATTCCTCACTAGTAAAATGTGTAACAGTTATATTTCAATGTGAAAATGATAAAATGCTTTCAGCTCGCTGCGATGATAACTTCCACACGGTTCGACCTTGAGAGTGAGCTTTCCAATATGCTCATATTGGATAATAATCCCCAGAAGCCAGTAGTTCAGATGGATAATTTGTGTGTGGTTTCTTCTTATGCAGTAAGTGGTTTACTCATTTGAAGAAAAGGCctcataatttttaataaatcctTGTCTTCAGTCCTTTCATTGATACCCTATCATTTCATTTACATTCTACAGGACTCtccaatttttattttctgtGACATTTTTTTCATACttgtgcattttattttatttgaaatctATTTGCTACTTGGTGCCCGAATGTGTTAGGTGAATGGTGTTGCCCAGTTGACTCCTTTAGACTACTATTTATTAACAATGATTTATGAACAGAGTTGGCcagagaaagaatttggccacaatatttttcttcttgttgcaGATACTCAAGCAAGAAGCTGATTAAGAAGCAGGGTTCCACCATAAAATCCATTCAAGATGGCTATGGTTGCATTATACGTGTTCTTAGATCATGTTTGTTTCCAACTATTTTTGATTATTTTAGGATACCTTGCTAGGTTTGTTTCCATCTATTTTCTATTATATTAGGATACCTTGCTTATATTTGGAAACCAGTACACTTAACTTTTTTAGAATTATTtatcaagtggtcttttagttgATCTTATATATTCTCCCAATTTACATTCAGTCCCCCACTTTTTTTCCCCTTTCCCTGCTGCATTAGTGATCAGACTACTGTAATATAATTGTTTAGAGTGTTCATTAATTTCTTGTTAGAAATGGCAATTACATGTTACCTTcacttgataaaaaaaatatgcaagaactATTTATGATATTTAATCTTAAAAGATTTTGGTTACTGAGTTTTAATTTTCTTGAATAATGTACTATTTAAAACAGAAAACCATCTTGTGTTTGCTTTGAGAGATGATAGTGTTGTTGAAGTACAAGGTGATCCTGCTGGAGTTCATAAGGCAGTTGAACTTACTGCAGTTCATTTGTGTAAGTTATTGCATAAGCTAGTGGAGCAAGTGTTACGGTTCAGGAGACAAGGGGCGTGCCAGGGAAGATGACTGTTGAAATAAGTGGGACTACATCAGATATACAGGCAGCCcaacattgttgttatttttgtaaAACTTGTGAGATTGAATTTGGATTTGTTGAAATACAATGTCATTTTTGGAGAATTCAACTTTTGATAATAAAAATCTTTTATGTTGTATAGTTTATAACAGTTTAAAATAGTCACTAAATACAGGAAAAATTTGTCACGGGAATAAGTAACTTAGTAACGGTTTTAAATCCAAAAATTGTCACTAAAAATATTGTGATGGTTTAAATAGTCACTATATATGCCTAAAAACTGTCATAAGAACAAGTAACTTAGTGACGGTTCAAATCGTCACTAAATATTGTGACGGTTTAAAATAGTCATGAAATATAAGGAAAACCTGTCACAGGACTTAGTAATTTAACAACAGTTTCAAAATGTCGCGAAATATAGTATAAAAAACACCTTTACAAGTGTTACAAATTAGTGacgattttatattttaaaaactgTCACAAAAAATTTAGCGACATTCCTTACCAACGGTGGTCCAAAACCGTCACTATGTCAGCTGGCGACCTCAAATCGGTGACGCTTTTTTTAACTGTCACAAAACCATTTAGTGACAGTTAAAAGCATCACCAAGCATTAAAAAAAATCGTCGCCAAAATGCTATTTTGTTGTAGtgaattatactaatttaagaaaatatctttattatagttatataaaatcaatatttaatgcattattaaactacttatcaattatcaatcagaaatatttttaatcattttaattatattgataataataataataataataataataataataataataatataatggcACCGGTTATTAATAActaattcatatttttaaataaatttattttagaaaaatatctttattgtaattatattacaatattacgattaatatttaatgaataatgcataattatactaatttaagaaaatatctttattatatatctattctattatataaaaattgagtttttgcacttaatgatggaactGATATGGCATGCTCTTGAGATGTTTCTTGATTTATCTCATTTAATTcaataaagcaaatcaattataattaattaattatatccattaattaatttgattaggcATTCAAATCCcaccatttattataatttatatgaattgattaattataattaattatatcaattaattaatttagttaattatattacTTATTTGAATTGATcggagtaaatatcaaattatttaataaataataaatatgataacgaaatatatgaattaatttaattagtttatttttctcaataccaTCTACTTatacaaaatcaaatattttttactcattcactctcttttctctctctcttcctccttcCCTCCCTTCCTCTCTCTTGTGTTTAGggtacaatttttataatttatttattttttgtttcttttatccaACACgtgatgaaaaaattaaaaaaaaatttctggaCATGCTTGCACATATATAAATACCATTATGTATCAATGTGTTtatattctttttattagttttggatgtttctttttttttaatattttgaatgcttttttaatagttttaaatatttttttaatttttgaacgttctttttttaatattttagatgtctcattttgttatgttttagattttttaaaataattttggatatcttgtttttttttcatattttgaatgcttctttttgttatatttcagattttttaattaggttttgcaTATCCTTTTTACAAtggcattcttcttcttctatttgtagATTTTGAATGATTCCTTTTATTTGTTttggatatttctttttttttaaatttcggaTATGtcatttttatatgttttggatgttttgtgttttttttttttagattttggattatttttgtaatagttttagatgtttttttaGCTTTTGGatgtttttctaatatttttaactttctagttttgttaggttttgaatttttttaagagAAAGTTTAAGGGCCAGCACTTAAGCAAAAGAAAAGTAAGTAATCTCACACTataggataaaataaaaacactagTAATAACTAATTTGATGGCTACACATCACAAAACTTACCGATTCCTAGCactttttttaaatgattttaaatatctcttttttattaaattttagatgtttttttattatgttttaaatatttttttctaattttagatattttttataataattttaaatatttatttatttttattttttattttaaaatatttctatttaattttaaatataatttgaattaatatttttttaaaaaataattaaaaaaagttactaATTAACTGTCGTTAGCTACCATCCTTATTAGTTACTTAACAGAGATGATTCTAAAATCTTTTACCATCCATAGATCATTACTTTAATGTATTCAATATAAATTAGTCAAATTCAGACAATAAATATATAAGatgtttgtattttaaaaaaaataaagtccaaattGAACATGAAAATGCGATCAATGTGACTCATAGTCAGTTACCTAGATTTTGCAAGTTTTTTATACAAataaatgtataaaaataattattttttttaatacgcACCTAAAAAAATGATTATCAAAATATGCAGAACTATTTTATTATTGaccttacaaaataaaaatacacaccAATTTTTTTATGACGCATGCAAAATAGATAAGGCTCAGCTGACTTTTTTGACTGTACACAAAATGAAGTGCATGCATAATAAAATCGATGGTCATTTTTCATTTGAAATACATGTAGAGGTGGAAATATGTATCTTACTCGCAGGTATTAAATTCGATCCCATTCGATCGAGTAGGATTGTCAATCCGATTCATAGCGGGTAGAATAAAATGCGGGTAGAATTTTCGTAGGGTGCGGGTTGAACCTCAACTCTACTCGACCAATTCGCACTTTATATATGTTTATGttaatacttatataaaaatatattttaagtggatgttgaatcaaagacttctcactaaatgcaaaagattcttaatcactaaaagaaaattattaattgataatttaatattttttttacataaaagtcagttctattttaaattattatcaaattatataataatatatatatttttgtaaccCGCAGGTAGGATCGGGTATCCGCGGGTTAAGAgcaggtagggttagggttgagatattCTTAACACGCAGGTAAGGTAtggttgagtttatataaaaatcttaatCGGTGGGTAGGATTAGAGTTAGATCCGAACCCTATCCTACCCTACTTGTTGCCACCCGTACACACATGAAatagacaataataataataataataataataataataataataataataataataataataataataataaagacaaataaaaattataataacattaaaattaaaaatttaactacaataataataataacattgataaataataataatatttaaattataacaaaataaaatatcattacaaatagattgatcttttttattaaaatatgtaaaaatatgaTGCTCATCTactcaattaaaatttttttccacatttattccaCTCATTTTTTAATATCCTTCCCATTTATCAAATTATTCTAATCctgaaatttttttagaaatagtaaatttttattattttattttatttttaatcttttatttttaaaatttaataaataaataaaaagcaaaaataaaaataacattttattttttcaatatttaatttatattttattttttaatattttttgtttttaagatCTTATAAAAGTCAGTGAAAATGCTAACagcaattattaattaaataatatgttCACTTACATATCTTAGTAGATTAGGGtgcatttttatttctattttgagaacgtcaataataaaataattatgcatATCTTGACgactatttttctattatttagagAAATcatatgtttatatttttatttgtattaaaaaaacagATTTTGCATATTACAGTATGGTCAAAATaagagaataataaaatatttgctAGTAACTAAAAACAGACAAGAAAACAATTAGAAAAGAAATGTGAACATATTCTGGCTGCAATGGAGAAAAATGAGTGTGTTTATACATTGACtagtaatttatttattatttttgtagtATAGTAAGTAGTGGCAGAGAAAAAATCTAGTGATGGCTTACGAATTTGAAACAAAAGGGCATGGACGTAAAAGCGGAAATTGGAGTGGAGTGCACTCTCCACACAGAGGGCCAACAAAAGTTTAAAGGTTAACTAGGGAATGTATAACATTGATCATATGATGTTTCTAATACTAGCATGTAAGTCCATGAAATGTAGAGTTCAAAGATTCAAAACACCATCTGAATTAAAGAATTGTTACCATAACTATGAAAACCATTATCTATAAAAATTAGTGAATATATaaacttatatttttaaaaaattatgtataacattaagataaaataaaaacaatgaaaataaacttatatttctactaaaataaatttaaataaaattattattaaaaaaacaacATTATCAGCAACAAAAATTTTCACAGCATGAGTAACaacaatgaaaattttaaaataaaaagagaaagaataaaCAAAAAGCACTAGCAGCAGCAACAAAACACAATAACAAGGCAGcaaaataaataatgtaataaaCGAGAAATAGAAGCAGAAATCAAGATCAAGACTAGAGACCAACGACAAAAATAAATCTATATTTCAAATATCAAAGaatcaacaaaattaaaaaaattagaacactAATTTAAAAGTGAAATGAAATAGAAGTGAAACTAGCAGAAATAGACATGCATTAGAGAGATATAAGCATAAGAAAGAAATTGTAAAACGGTGAGGATGCGAGCGGCGAGTGGCAAGTAGTGAGGAGCAGAGCGAGCGAAGAGCAGCCAGTTAGCGAAGGGCAGCGCGGCAAAACTCGCTGGGAAACAGCGAACTGGAGGATCCGCCTACGCGACTCTGACTCAGCTGTCTGTCTGCTTGCGTCGATGCCATTTTCACCACGTCCTCTCATCCGTGCTTCTTTCTCTTTTCATTGActgcttctctctctttctttattctttttttttaaaaaaagttttataatttttgttagagataatttgatccaaaattttaaaatttaggtaAAAcggatgattttaaaattaagttgaaTTACAGGgacaaattcaaatgcaaaaaAATTGAgtatgaataaaaattttttgtttaaatgaTAGAAACCAAAATTGTAAAAAGAGtatcaataacaacaacaataataatgtgtaacaataacaacaagagtaattagtcaaatcagtctctaaaaattttaaaagtagatattttagtctctaagaacaattaatacacagatcaatctcTCGGGTTTTACTCCGACAAACAAATTAgtttcaaagattttaaaaacgaaTATTTTAGACCCCAAGAAAAAGTAATATACAAATCAATCTCCAACCTTTCTCTCAGTTACACATAACAGTCTTCCGtccaaaaatgaaataaaataaaattattattattattattaattgtataataatattgtactataattttttgtattttttagacaaaaataatgataaatttattcattaaatttatatatatatatatatatattcactcaataataataataataataataataataataaataaaattattagaaattattttacaaaaaattcaaaattaaaatcatttgatatttttgtatttaatataattaaaagatattctattttaaaaaatatgtttatattaaaagaaattgtatttaatataaatccaaattaaaatattttctttaaatacATGTTTTtcaatacaaatattttttaaaataggacatctttttattatattaaatacaaaaatatcaaatggttttaatttttaattttttgtagaataatctctattattattattattattattattattattattattattgagtgactatatatacataagaatctaatgaataaatttatcattatttttgtcaaaaaatacaaaagattatagtacaatattattgtacaattaataatcataattattttattttattttatttttggacaaaAGATTGTTATGTCTAACGGAGAGAAATATTggagattgatttgtacattaatttttttgggaCTAAAATGTTTGTTGTTAAAATCTTTGGAGattgatttggataattactctgTAAATGAATTAGAGACTAATTTGTCTGTTGAAGTAAAACCTTAgagattgatctgtgtattaatttttcttagaaACTAATATATCAACTTTAAATTAAAATCCTTAGagactgatttggataattactcatattttttattttttcaataagttattgatattttttacctcaaaatataaacattaataaaaaatatttttttgtaattaaataaaatatttaaaatatcaaaactaataaaaacaaaaatttaaatcttttgttTTAGATCAAAGTCTAAAAAatctatcttttaaaaaatatataaatttaaaataaaatgattaactaatttttaaaatttaaaaatcatcatttaatttattgatatctaaaatattattatcgAGATTTTATTGTTAAAAAAGTTAATCTAAGATATAGTACTCCAATATAATATAAGAGCTCGTATTTAgacttttcaaatttaaaactaaCAAGTCTATATTTATGTTTTCGTTGTTCTcgttattttttctaaaatataattGAGTTGCTATTTAGTTTTTACTCGGtgaggattttattttatttttatctccttTCTTTTTTGGGAGAGAAATTAGgtaattatattttgtaatatTGACGatggtttaaatttttttttaattttttttattttgctttgattCTTCAATATTTATTGTTTTGATTctgatgtatttatttttatttttaaataaatgtttATATTGTAAGATTTAATTAATATGTGTCCTAAAAATACAAATTAAGATTattaataatagaaaattttaaataatttactttaataaatacataataaatgtattgaaaattttaattttatatttttttataaaaatatttttaatttatacctTTATCATTTACTCTAAAGACAAATATTAGTTAATCCTAGTTTTTATGGTTGATGCAATTGGGTGACACTCAAAAATTGAAATTGAGTTGAttgataaaaaatgttaaaaaagacGACGATACAAGCAATTTagaattttatgtatttttttttggaattaacATAATTTTAAGCATGaagtattttttgtcaaaataaaattattttgatgaatataatattaatttttttatgattaattttataagtattcaaattttttataataaaaaataactatttattttaattagtatAGGTCGATTTCatcatttaatttctcttttatattgaCGTACCAATGAAAGTAGCCCATCTCTCTAAAAATTGAGCATAATTTTCTCTTCTATACACAATACAATTTAACCTTGTCCCTTCGTGAAATTATTAGTcacatatatattaatattatatttattgaacTATATTATATATGGTACGGGTCTATTTATCCATTCGTACGACTCATCAAAATTAATCTGACCACGTTCTTCCTTATATCATGCAAAACTTATTAATATAAGAGTGCACATATGAGTCACAAATAACAAATTGGCTCTCATCATTTTTATTTGTCACATGAACTTAATTATTTCTTActcaacaaagttataaaaaaaaaatgctaTTTGATATTTTGATTGATGTTTAAATATGCATCAGAAagacaaaatttaataatatttacttGGTTTATTTTTTGTGAAGGATTTTAATAAGtagaaaattattttcataaatattattattattattattattattattattattattattattattaatgcttTATTTTAATAG from Arachis hypogaea cultivar Tifrunner chromosome 10, arahy.Tifrunner.gnm2.J5K5, whole genome shotgun sequence includes:
- the LOC112717339 gene encoding uncharacterized protein yields the protein MGKRLKFGPASLGSQNRVHVTGSVQNKSWTLETVKHKDSKEPEICGLASCISWFDLYLLAFVNNNFWPTREKIHISIVGSKRVRRWSFLAASPYSEYSYIGSMNKLWITKSRNSIEYERGVRRFIDFAFENSLAEAIVCPCLKCSFRKKVTKGEMYDHLICTQFPKEYTLWFYHGEIEVGDPSSNVSNSDASNAFDDLFNQDSIHDMLGDAFGTDMHWANEVSLESDEDIDGVERVMPDVADAAELEELASHAELLLYEGCTRYSRLSFLVKMYHIKCICGMTDKAISMIFELLHDVFEHAEIPSSFYEAKKTILKLGMNYEKIHACPNNCMLYWGEDKEKEMCKVCNRSRWKLDTKGGYIQESNDGNIRKNVSSKVLCYFPLKPHLQRLFLSSKTAEAMRWHDVAPKEDGVIAHPRDSEAWKMFDLKNTSFAEDPRNIHLALATDGINPYRSMNANSSTWPVILIPYNTPPWICMKRTSFILLMIIPGKKMPGNNIDVYLQPLIKELKELWNDGVDAYDSFEKKAFKLHATLMWTISDFPGLGILSGWNTHQFRLNRVRFNGDQEFRNPPKRLSGLDILEKVKDINVTFGRKEEAKVRGKRRCGERAIEEKNICDNVIYTLLNDSTKSKDHLNARKDLKALGCKQDLWPDENGKYTPAIFTTTNKGKKTFLSTLKNISVTDGYSSNISRCIDVDNLKINGMLKSHDNHILMQQLLPLAMRTSLPSEVSAILIELCSFFRKLCDKRLIIKDLDKLQDQIVLTLSHMEMLFPPSFFTVMIHLVVHLVEEVKLGGPICTNLNKLPDVDKDILISLSQGPYDQARKFSSYDVNGYRFRTLARDNGLKTQNSRVFGTFGTRSYSNSKDTRMNFGAVPYCGKLVDIIELFYNGFTVLLFKCQWANKTSPRGIKKNNLSFLSVNFTRLIHTGEHEDDEPYIKASEAQMVYYVDDEKEKGWCIPFHLKPRDLYNMGGDNMGEDDEIAVSNDNYPP